The Lucilia cuprina isolate Lc7/37 chromosome 5, ASM2204524v1, whole genome shotgun sequence genome includes a window with the following:
- the LOC111677635 gene encoding probable multidrug resistance-associated protein lethal(2)03659 → MNRLHKKVQRPQNPYTKANIFSRLSFWWTADLFRLGWKQSLEDKDLYEIPQDLDCKDGTKLLDELWEEEKKRKKNPNILLVLCKAYGKVILPYGFFCVLLETTLKCLQPLFLGGLVSFFAAGQTNVSEHDAFAYAAGIVMCSFLIVMGYQPYLFFAFKKSTQIRVSLAGLIYRKCLQVSKNSSDEGLRGRAINILANDLSVFDMVLCFVHDWWKGPLEALIIGYLMYREIGWAAVIGISFMLAFIPLQVWGAKKAASYKEKTVERTDWRVKLMNEIIQGIQVIKMYAWEKSFAQVIGLVRRKEVNAIKGSAHVYAVLNCTHMISPISIFLALISYIYFGDILTAQKIFTISSFFTMLSESMVMFWPMSLICLAESWVSIKRIKEFLLYGEEGYVDEKNKKDIPQDKEKEEITAQEFLLNGKAARKESKRIVNLEAKVKSLEMRNVMANWETKEGEDSTKTPALQHFTTTFEEETLAAIVGPVGAGKSTLLNAILGEVKIESGEIIVNGKISYCAQEAWVFEGSIKDNIIFVEDYDERRYKQVLKVCALERDIELWPKRDLTRVGERGVSLSGGQKARVNLARAIYRKADIYLLDDPLSAVDSHVGKHIMDNCINQFLYDKIRILVTHQLQYLNDVEHVILMDGGSIVVQGNYQELQNSKQFKFLAQTQKQSAESEDDMEFIDGVSEDEKSLKTYRSRLASGSSADFDMQEFIVDENEEAEELSKETKADGSVKFDNYLTYFKALNNTWYFLLIVMLFIATRFLLNSTEYYLSRWVIWEEKIALVPFENNTDLMVHNSTVLSNNNESDFIFNNSTEKSIYDSHAEERHQRILIYMFILIATTIVYIWRTFGFIHMCLQISLHLHDLLFRAITRTSMLFFNTNPSGRILNRFSKDIRTLDVDVPRTLMDCASFLIDITGVMIIVAIVNYWLLIPSLVILLALVILRQIFVSTSRDVKRIESISRSPIYSLTNQTFQGLTTIRALQAEKILESEFHEHQNANSSAWFLFLSSNRAFAFWSDMLCVCYIAIVTISFLALRSSFNSGDVGLAILQSCAMVGMCQWGMRQTAELENNMTSVERVLEYTKLPPESAKEEAEVSKPHELWPSKGRIEFVNFSLRYNPNDKCILKNLNFTVEPKQKVGIVGRTGAGKSSIIQSLFRLAYNEGVIRIDGLDIETIDLYDLRSKLSIIPQDPVLFSGTLRYNLDPLEEYSDEKMWQALEDVELKEHVTKSLSGLNCAMSDGGSNFSVGQRQLVCLARAILRQNKILILDEATANVDPITDALIQNTIRSKFADCTVLTIAHRLHTVMDSDRVLVMDAGHAVEFDHPYLLLQKPKGFLRRLVDDTSSDAAAALLQAAQESYKLKVQNL, encoded by the exons atgaatcgTTTACATAAAAAAGTTCAACGTCCACAGAATCCATatacaaaagcaaatatattTTCACGTTTAAGTTTTTG GTGGACCGCCGATCTGTTTCGTTTAGGTTGGAAACAATCACTCGAAGATAAAGATTTATATGAAATACCTCAAGACTTAGATTGTAAAGATGGTACTAAACTCTTGGATGAATTATGGGAAGAGGAGAAGAAACGAAAAAAGAATCCAAACATATTACTGGTGCTATGCAAAGCCTATGGGAAGGTCATACTGCCCTATGggtttttctgtgttttattGGAAACAACATTAAA ATGTCTACAGCCTCTATTTTTAGGAGGTTTAGTATCGTTTTTTGCTGCTGGCCAGACAAATGTAAGCGAACATGACGCTTTTGCCTATGCCGCCGGTATTGTTATGTGCTCCTTTTTGATAGTGATGGGCTATCagccatatttattttttgcatttaaaaagaGCACACAAATACGGGTGTCACTAGCCGGTTTAATATATCGCAAATGCCTGCAAGTCTCAAAGAATTCCAGTGATGAAGGTTTACGTGGACGAGCCATTAATATACTGGCTAATGATTTGTCAGTATTTGATATGGTTTTGTGCTTTGTACACGACTGGTGGAAGGGTCCTTTAGAGGCGTTAATCATTGGTTATCTTATGTATCGAGAAATAGGTTGGGCCGCTGTGATAGGCATTTCATTTATGTTGGCTTTTATACCTTTACAAGTGTGGGGTGCTAAGAAGGCGGCCAGCTATAAAGAGAAGACTGTGGAACGCACCGATTGGCGTGTCAAGTTAATGAATGAAATTATTCAGGGTATCCAAGTGATCAAAATGTATGCGTGGGAAAAATCATTTGCACAGGTCATAGGTTTGGTAAGACGCAAGGAAGTGAATGCTATTAAAGGTTCAGCACACGTTTATGCTGTACTCAATTGTACCCACATGATTTCACCAATATCCATATTTTTGGCTTTAATATCCTACATCTATTTTGGAGATATTTTGACGGCTCAGAAAATCTTTACAATTTCCTCATTCTTTACTATGCTCAGTGAGTCCATGGTAATGTTTTGGCCAATGTCTTTGATATGTCTGGCTGAAAGTTGGGTGTCGATTAAAAGAATTAAGGAATTTTTGCTGTATGGCGAAGAAGGATATGTAGATGAGAAGAATAAGAAAGATATTCCACAAgataaagaaaaagaagaaattacTGCACAAGAATTTTTACTTAATGGCAAAGCAGCTCGAAAGGAAAGTAAACGCATTGTGAATTTAGAGGCTAAAGTTAAAAGTTTAGAAATGCGCAATGTAATGGCCAATTGGGAAACCAAAGAAGGCGAGGATTCTACAAAAACTCCAGCTTTACAGCATTTTACAACAACCTTTGAAGAGGAGACATTGGCTGCTATAGTAGGTCCAGTGGGTGCAGGAAAATCTACTTTACTAAATGCCATTTTAGGAGAAGTGAAAATAGAATCTGGAGAAATCATAGTTAATGGCAAAATCTCCTATTGTGCCCAAGAAGCCTGGGTATTTGAGGGTTCCATTAAGGATAATATTATATTTGTGGAAGACTATGATGAGAGACGTTATAAGCAAGTTTTAAAGGTATGCGCTTTAGAACGTGACATAGAATTGTGGCCCAAACGTGATCTGACGCGTGTGGGAGAAAGAGGCGTTAGCTTGAGTGGTGGTCAAAAGGCTAGAGTTAATTTGGCCAGAGCTATTTACCGCAAAGCAGATATCTATCTACTAGATGATCCCCTATCGGCGGTGGACAGTCATGTTGGCAAGCATATAATGGACAATTGTATTAATCAGTTCCTTTATGACAAAATACGCATATTGGTAACACATCAATTGCAATATCTAAACGATGTAGAGCATGTTATTCTCATGGATGGTGGTAGTATTGTGGTGCAGGGTAATTACCAGGAATTGCAAAATTCTAAACAGTTTAAGTTTCTAGCACAAACTCAAAAGCAAAGTGCTGAGAGTGAAGATGATATGGAATTTATTGATGGTGTTTCGGAAGATGAAAAAAGTCTCAAGACCTATAGATCTCGTTTGGCTTCGGGTAGTAGTGCTGATTTTGATATGCAAGAATTTATAGTGGATGAAAATGAAGAGGCAGAAGAGCTGAGTAAAGAAACTAAAGCTGATGGTTCGGTTAAGTTTGACAACTATTTGACCTACTTTAAGGCTTTGAATAATACTTGGTATTTTCTGCTGATAGTTATGCTATTCATAGCTACTCGCTTTTTACTAAACAGTACGGAATATTACTTATCCAGATG gGTAATATGGGAAGAAAAGATAGCCTTGGTGCCTTTTGAAAATAACACCGATTTAATGGTCCATAACTCTACCGTGCTAAGCAATAATAATGAATCTGACTTTATTTTCAACAACTCCACAGAGAAGTCAATTTACGACAGTCATGCTGAAGAGAGACATCAACGTATTCTTATCTATATGTTCATATTGATTGCCACTACTATAGTTTATATCTGGCGTACTTTTGGTTTTATACACATGTGTCTGCAGATCTCTTTACATCTACATGATTTGCTATTCCGAGCCATAACTCGCACCTCTATGttgtttttcaatacaaatcCATCGGGTCGTATTTTAAATCGTTTCTCAAAAGATATTCGCACCTTGGATGTGGATGTACCGCGCACCTTAATGGATTGTGCATCG TTCCTAATTGATATAACTGGTGTAATGATCATTGTAGCCATTGTCAACTACTGGTTACTAATACCATCACTTGTGATCCTTTTAGCTCTTGTAATATTAAGACAAATATTCGTTAGCACTAGTCGTGATGTCAAACGTATAGAGTCAATTT CCCGCAGTCCTATTTATTCACTAACAAATCAAACATTCCAGGGTCTGACCACTATAAGAGCTTTACAGGCCGAAAAGATCTTGGAGTCTGAGTTTCATGAACATCAAAATGCAAACTCTTCTGCTTGGTTTTTGTTTCTCTCCTCAAATCGAGCCTTTGCTTTTTGGAGCGATATGCTCTGTGTTTGCTACATTGCCATAGTAACAATTAGTTTCTTAGCTCTACGTTCCAGTTTCAATAGTGGTGATGTGGGTTTGGCTATTTTGCAATCATGTGCCATGGTGGGCATGTGTCAGTGGGGTATGAGGCAAACGGCAGAATTGGAAAATAACATGACAAGTGTGGAACGTGTTTTGGAATATACAAAGCTGCCGCCAGAATCGGCCAAAGAGGAAGCAGAGGTTTCAAAACCCCATGAACTTTGGCCCAGTAAAGGACGCATAGAATTTGTTAACTTTAGCTTAAGATACAATCCCAATGATAAGTGCATTTTAAAGAACTTAAACTTTACCGTAGAACCTAAACAGAAAGTGGGTATAGTAGGACGCACAGGAGCTGGAAAGTCATCCATTATACAATCGCTATTCCGTTTGGCCTATAATGAGGGCGTTATACGCATTGATGGTTTAGATATAGAAACGATTGATCTGTACGATTTAAGAAGTAAACTTTCGATAATTCCTCAAGATCCGGTGTTATTTTCGGGAACTTTACGTTATAACTTAGATCCTTTGGAGGAATATAGCGATGAGAAAATGTGGCAGGCTTTAGAAGATGTGGAATTAAAAGAACATGTTACAAAATCTTTAAGCGGTTTAAATTGTGCCATGTCAGATGGTGGTTCTAACTTTAGTGTGGGTCAAAGACAATTGGTTTGTTTGGCACGTGCTATTCTTCgacaaaataagattttaattttagatGAGGCTACCGCCAATGTAGATCCTAT AACCGATGCTTTAATTCAAAACACCATACGCAGTAAATTTGCCGATTGTACCGTTTTAACGATTGCTCATCGCTTACACACCGTTATGGATAGTGATCGTGTTCTTGTTATGGATGCTGGTCATGCTGTAGAATTCGATCATCCgtatttgttgttgcaaaaaCCTAAAGGTTTTCTACGACGTTTAGTAGATGATACTAGCTCAGATGCTGCCGCCGCTTTACTGCAAGCGGCCCAAGAAAGTTATAAGTTAAAAGTACAAAATCTTTAG